A genomic stretch from Salarias fasciatus chromosome 10, fSalaFa1.1, whole genome shotgun sequence includes:
- the scaf4a gene encoding SR-related and CTD-associated factor 4 isoform X1 produces the protein MDAVNAFNHELFSLMDSKPPISRAKMISITKSAIKAMKLYKHVVQIVEKFIKKCKPEYKVAGLYVVDSIVRQSRHQFGADKDVFGPRFTKNITVTFENLCLCPVEDKSKIVRVLNLWQKNGVFKIEVIQPLLDMAAGSSSGAAPYAGTDEPGSSPPPAKEPVTVVTANSTMTSAAQLHNSDAFAAVAQLFQSSQGQQLQQMLQNFQQQPLKHETNAQPPLHTVQTQPQNISAGSGMIVPHPPLPSQPTQPTQQKSAFDKKLLDRFDYDDEPEVGEEAKKEEITSQPSFMQQPPAFPQHMEHFKPPMVNMSQDHTQQVPLPPNGQLQVCGLPPGQAFPVTMPPMGHVLPGQPLPGSTGLPGFPGAFPLHGSAQQQQDLSVDMDHSSMISRDGRHIQRSRSGSRSPKRRRSRSNSRSRRSRHRRSRSRSRDRRHHSPRSRSQERREREKERERRQKGLPPPKNETLSICSTTLWVGQLDKRTQQQDVACLLEEFGQIESINMIPPRGCAYIVMIHRQDAFRALQKLSRGSYKVNQKSIKIAWALNKGIKAEFKQYWDVELGVTYIPWSKVREDQLEELKEGGILDVDTLSPEWSSVRKALDLPEELTHNGRSDQQQHEEPQVIPVAAPAPLPAQVPPMQQPMVGVGSLQPPVFPGPIGMPPPSFPPGVPPPPFLRPGFNPLQMPPGFPPPGAMPLGPPPPSKVGVEDPPLDPAGLGSRKTDEVLEGPNIFNNQMGHLGNQVVLPPGGPPPGALPGGHPANIPPPAGGLLGARPGIIPLQRPPGPPPPHMQRFPPPHAPRPPHPSMPPLPPQILARGPHPQIIHHEPPKGGFGMPPPPNIRAPFPHGHGPLPPPQGPPPPFIRPGVPRGLEGPEEMEGRPFRGDRPGFRERELERDRDWDRDRDRDRDRDRERDRGFGGGRRSFGDGGRGGGGDKMDGRERLGGWQEDGGDHRGGGWERDRDRDRDRDRDRDRDRRDWRERRSSLDTDRERGRGDDGERERGRGEGGERGRGEGATRDRSRGADGKGERPRRPERRERASRWDKDDRLAEIESMEKFRTSNSTEQPRVIPVASADSKVADVQAPEKKPESELPAAPPQETPATGDPAPPGPSPAPQSEPTEEKQEAAS, from the exons CTATTCTCACTGATGGACTCTAAGCCCCCAATATCTCGGGCTAAGATGATCTCCATCACTAAATCGGCCATCAAAGCTATGAAA CTCTACAAACACGTGGTCCAGATTGTGGAAAAATTTATCAAAAAG TGTAAGCCTGAGTATAAGGTAGCAGGGCTCTACGTGGTGGACTCCATCGTTAGGCAATCCAGACACCAGTTTGGAGCGGACAAAGATGTGTTTGGCCCAAGGTTCACCAAAAACATTACCGTAACGTTTGAGAACCTCTGCCTTTGCCCTGTAGAGGACAAG agTAAGATTGTGCGAGTGCTAAACCTGTGGCAGAAGAATGGAGTGTTTAAGATCGAGGTCATTCAGCCTCTTCTGGACATGGCAGCTGGATCCAGCAGTGGTGCCGCACCGTATGCAGGCACAGATGAGCCAG gttcctctcctcctccagccaaaGAACCAGTTACTGTAGTAACTGCAAACTCCACCATGAcatctgctgctcagctgcacAACTCTGATGCCTTTGCTGCGGTGGCACAGCTCTTCCAGTCTTCACAGGGCCAGCAG CTTCAACAAATGCTCCAAAACTTTCAGCAGCAGCCATTGAAACACGAGACCAACGCTCAGCCTCCACTCCACACTGTTCAAACACAGCCCCAAAACATATCCGCCGGCTCAGGCATGATCGTCCCACATCCTCCGCTGCCCTCACAGCCGACTCAGCCTACGCAGCAGAAATCAGCTTTTGACAAG AAGCTGCTTGATCGTTTCGACTATGACGATGAGCCTGAAGTGGGAGAAGAAGCAAAGAAGGAAGAAATCACCTCTCAGCCCTCTTT CAtgcagcagcctccagcctTCCCACAGCACATGGAGCACTTTAAACCACCGATGGTGAACATGTCACAAGACCACACACAACAG GTTCCTCTCCCTCCAAACGGCCAGCTTCAGGTCTGTGGGTTACCGCCAGGACAAGCCTTCCCAGTAACGATGCCTCCCATGGGGCACGTTCTGCCTGGACAGCCCCTCCCTGGTTCCACTGGGCTTCCAGGCTTCCCAGGGGCATTTCCTTTACACGGTTCAGCCCAGCAACAACAG GATCTGTCAGTGGATATGGACCATTCATCTATGATATCAAGAGATGGCAGACACATTCAGCGGTCGCGCTCTGGCTCCAG ATCTCCTAAGCGAAGACGATCACGGTCCAATTCCCGCTCTCGTCGATCCCGGCACAGACGATCCCGCTCGCGCTCCAGAGACAGGCGCCACCACTCGCCACGCTCCCGTTCGCAGGAgcgcagggagagagagaaggagcggGAGAGACGGCAGAAAGGCCTGCCGCCTCCCAAGAACGAGACACTAAGCA TTTGCAGTACGACTCTCTGGGTGGGCCAGTTGGACAAAAGGACTCAGCAGCAAGACGTGGCCTGTTTACTTGAAGAGTTTGGCCAGATCGAGTCCATCAAT ATGATTCCTCCACGTGGCTGTGCTTACATTGTTATGATACATCGACAAGACGCCTTCAGGGCTCTGCAGAAGCTCAGCCGAGGGTCGTACAAGGTGAACCAGAAATCCATCAAG ATTGCTTGGGCTTTGAACAAAGGCATAAAGGCTGAGTTCAAACAGTACTGGGATGTGGAGCTTGGCGTCACATACATACCGTGGTCTAAAGTCAGGGAAGACCAGTTGGAGGAGCTGAAAGAAGGAGGAATACTGGATGTTGACACATTATCGCCAG AGTGGAGTAGCGTGAGGAAGGCACTGGACCTCCCAGAAGAGCTTACCCACAATGGTCGttcagaccagcagcagcacgaaGAGCCACAAGTGATACCTGTGGCTGCgccagctcctctgcctgcACAG GTTCCACCAATGCAGCAACCGATGGTCGGCGTCGGttccctccagcctcctgtcttCCCGGGTCCCATAGGCATGCCTCCGCCTTCTTTCCCGCCAGgtgtcccccctcctcctttcctGAGACCTGGCTTTAACCCTCTGCAGATGCCGCCAG GTTTTCCTCCACCAGGTGCCATGCCTTTAGGCCCTCCACCACCGTCCAAAGTTGGTGTTGAAGATCCACCTCTGGACCCAGCAGGTCTGGGCAGCAGGAAGACCGACGAAGTCCTCGAGGGTCCAAACATTTTCAACAACCAGATGGGACATTTGG GTAACCAGGTAGTCCTACCTCCAGGTGGACCACCACCAGGCGCCCTTCCTGGTGGGCACCCTGCAAACatcccgccccctgctggtggtctTCTGGGTGCACGCCCCGGTATTATTCCACTCCAGCGCCCTCCcggccccccaccaccacacatGCAGCGTTTCCCTCCACCTCATGCGCCGAGACCACCTCACCCCAGCATGCCCCCGTTGCCTCCTCAGATTTTGGCTCGAGGGCCACATCCACAAATCATCCACCATGAACCCCCCAAAGGAGGGTTCGGGATGCCGCCTCCACCCAATATAAGGGCTCCTTTTCCTCATGGGCACGGCCCTCTACCTCCTCCTCAaggacctcctcctccctttatTAGACCGGGAGTCCCTCGTGGCCTTGAAGGGCCAGAGGAAATGGAAGGCAGACCGTTCAGGGGGGACCGGCCAGGGTTCAGGGAGCGTGAgctggagagagacagagactggGATCGAGACAGGGAtagagacagggacagggacagagagcGGGACAGGGGTTTTGGAGGTGGAAGACGTTCATTTGGCGATGGCgggagaggagggggcggcGATAAAATGGATGGCAGGGAAAGGCTGGGAGGCTGGCAGGAAGACGGAGGGGACCACCGTGGAGGAGGATGGGAAAGAGACCGGGATCGGGACAGAGATCGAGAtcgggacagagacagagatagACGGGACTGGAGGGAGAGGCGAAGCAGCCTGGACACCGACAGGGAACGAGGGAGGGGCGACGACGGCGAGAGGGAACGGGGGAGGGGCGAGGGCGGAGAAAGAGGGCGAGGGGAAGGAGCAACTCGTGACAGGAGCAGAGGAGCCGACGGGAAAGGAGAGAGGCCACGGAGGCCGGAGCGTCGGGAGAGGGCCTCGCGGTGGGATAAGGATGACCGACTGGCTGAAATCGAGAGCATGGAAAAATTTCGGACCTCTAACAGCACAGAGCAACCTCGTGTGATTCCCGTGGCGTCCGCAGACAGTAAAGTAGCAGACGTGCAGGCTCCTGAAAAGAAGCCCGAATCAGAACTGCCAGCTGCGCCTCCACAGGAAACTCCGGCTACAGGAGATCCGGCGCCCCCCGGGCCCTCGCCGGCACCTCAGAGTGAGCCCACAGAAGAAAAGCAAGAAGCAGCATCTTAG
- the scaf4a gene encoding SR-related and CTD-associated factor 4 isoform X2, with protein sequence MDAVNAFNHELFSLMDSKPPISRAKMISITKSAIKAMKLYKHVVQIVEKFIKKCKPEYKVAGLYVVDSIVRQSRHQFGADKDVFGPRFTKNITVTFENLCLCPVEDKSKIVRVLNLWQKNGVFKIEVIQPLLDMAAGSSSGAAPYAGTDEPGSSPPPAKEPVTVVTANSTMTSAAQLHNSDAFAAVAQLFQSSQGQQLQQMLQNFQQQPLKHETNAQPPLHTVQTQPQNISAGSGMIVPHPPLPSQPTQPTQQKSAFDKLLDRFDYDDEPEVGEEAKKEEITSQPSFMQQPPAFPQHMEHFKPPMVNMSQDHTQQVPLPPNGQLQVCGLPPGQAFPVTMPPMGHVLPGQPLPGSTGLPGFPGAFPLHGSAQQQQDLSVDMDHSSMISRDGRHIQRSRSGSRSPKRRRSRSNSRSRRSRHRRSRSRSRDRRHHSPRSRSQERREREKERERRQKGLPPPKNETLSICSTTLWVGQLDKRTQQQDVACLLEEFGQIESINMIPPRGCAYIVMIHRQDAFRALQKLSRGSYKVNQKSIKIAWALNKGIKAEFKQYWDVELGVTYIPWSKVREDQLEELKEGGILDVDTLSPEWSSVRKALDLPEELTHNGRSDQQQHEEPQVIPVAAPAPLPAQVPPMQQPMVGVGSLQPPVFPGPIGMPPPSFPPGVPPPPFLRPGFNPLQMPPGFPPPGAMPLGPPPPSKVGVEDPPLDPAGLGSRKTDEVLEGPNIFNNQMGHLGNQVVLPPGGPPPGALPGGHPANIPPPAGGLLGARPGIIPLQRPPGPPPPHMQRFPPPHAPRPPHPSMPPLPPQILARGPHPQIIHHEPPKGGFGMPPPPNIRAPFPHGHGPLPPPQGPPPPFIRPGVPRGLEGPEEMEGRPFRGDRPGFRERELERDRDWDRDRDRDRDRDRERDRGFGGGRRSFGDGGRGGGGDKMDGRERLGGWQEDGGDHRGGGWERDRDRDRDRDRDRDRDRRDWRERRSSLDTDRERGRGDDGERERGRGEGGERGRGEGATRDRSRGADGKGERPRRPERRERASRWDKDDRLAEIESMEKFRTSNSTEQPRVIPVASADSKVADVQAPEKKPESELPAAPPQETPATGDPAPPGPSPAPQSEPTEEKQEAAS encoded by the exons CTATTCTCACTGATGGACTCTAAGCCCCCAATATCTCGGGCTAAGATGATCTCCATCACTAAATCGGCCATCAAAGCTATGAAA CTCTACAAACACGTGGTCCAGATTGTGGAAAAATTTATCAAAAAG TGTAAGCCTGAGTATAAGGTAGCAGGGCTCTACGTGGTGGACTCCATCGTTAGGCAATCCAGACACCAGTTTGGAGCGGACAAAGATGTGTTTGGCCCAAGGTTCACCAAAAACATTACCGTAACGTTTGAGAACCTCTGCCTTTGCCCTGTAGAGGACAAG agTAAGATTGTGCGAGTGCTAAACCTGTGGCAGAAGAATGGAGTGTTTAAGATCGAGGTCATTCAGCCTCTTCTGGACATGGCAGCTGGATCCAGCAGTGGTGCCGCACCGTATGCAGGCACAGATGAGCCAG gttcctctcctcctccagccaaaGAACCAGTTACTGTAGTAACTGCAAACTCCACCATGAcatctgctgctcagctgcacAACTCTGATGCCTTTGCTGCGGTGGCACAGCTCTTCCAGTCTTCACAGGGCCAGCAG CTTCAACAAATGCTCCAAAACTTTCAGCAGCAGCCATTGAAACACGAGACCAACGCTCAGCCTCCACTCCACACTGTTCAAACACAGCCCCAAAACATATCCGCCGGCTCAGGCATGATCGTCCCACATCCTCCGCTGCCCTCACAGCCGACTCAGCCTACGCAGCAGAAATCAGCTTTTGACAAG CTGCTTGATCGTTTCGACTATGACGATGAGCCTGAAGTGGGAGAAGAAGCAAAGAAGGAAGAAATCACCTCTCAGCCCTCTTT CAtgcagcagcctccagcctTCCCACAGCACATGGAGCACTTTAAACCACCGATGGTGAACATGTCACAAGACCACACACAACAG GTTCCTCTCCCTCCAAACGGCCAGCTTCAGGTCTGTGGGTTACCGCCAGGACAAGCCTTCCCAGTAACGATGCCTCCCATGGGGCACGTTCTGCCTGGACAGCCCCTCCCTGGTTCCACTGGGCTTCCAGGCTTCCCAGGGGCATTTCCTTTACACGGTTCAGCCCAGCAACAACAG GATCTGTCAGTGGATATGGACCATTCATCTATGATATCAAGAGATGGCAGACACATTCAGCGGTCGCGCTCTGGCTCCAG ATCTCCTAAGCGAAGACGATCACGGTCCAATTCCCGCTCTCGTCGATCCCGGCACAGACGATCCCGCTCGCGCTCCAGAGACAGGCGCCACCACTCGCCACGCTCCCGTTCGCAGGAgcgcagggagagagagaaggagcggGAGAGACGGCAGAAAGGCCTGCCGCCTCCCAAGAACGAGACACTAAGCA TTTGCAGTACGACTCTCTGGGTGGGCCAGTTGGACAAAAGGACTCAGCAGCAAGACGTGGCCTGTTTACTTGAAGAGTTTGGCCAGATCGAGTCCATCAAT ATGATTCCTCCACGTGGCTGTGCTTACATTGTTATGATACATCGACAAGACGCCTTCAGGGCTCTGCAGAAGCTCAGCCGAGGGTCGTACAAGGTGAACCAGAAATCCATCAAG ATTGCTTGGGCTTTGAACAAAGGCATAAAGGCTGAGTTCAAACAGTACTGGGATGTGGAGCTTGGCGTCACATACATACCGTGGTCTAAAGTCAGGGAAGACCAGTTGGAGGAGCTGAAAGAAGGAGGAATACTGGATGTTGACACATTATCGCCAG AGTGGAGTAGCGTGAGGAAGGCACTGGACCTCCCAGAAGAGCTTACCCACAATGGTCGttcagaccagcagcagcacgaaGAGCCACAAGTGATACCTGTGGCTGCgccagctcctctgcctgcACAG GTTCCACCAATGCAGCAACCGATGGTCGGCGTCGGttccctccagcctcctgtcttCCCGGGTCCCATAGGCATGCCTCCGCCTTCTTTCCCGCCAGgtgtcccccctcctcctttcctGAGACCTGGCTTTAACCCTCTGCAGATGCCGCCAG GTTTTCCTCCACCAGGTGCCATGCCTTTAGGCCCTCCACCACCGTCCAAAGTTGGTGTTGAAGATCCACCTCTGGACCCAGCAGGTCTGGGCAGCAGGAAGACCGACGAAGTCCTCGAGGGTCCAAACATTTTCAACAACCAGATGGGACATTTGG GTAACCAGGTAGTCCTACCTCCAGGTGGACCACCACCAGGCGCCCTTCCTGGTGGGCACCCTGCAAACatcccgccccctgctggtggtctTCTGGGTGCACGCCCCGGTATTATTCCACTCCAGCGCCCTCCcggccccccaccaccacacatGCAGCGTTTCCCTCCACCTCATGCGCCGAGACCACCTCACCCCAGCATGCCCCCGTTGCCTCCTCAGATTTTGGCTCGAGGGCCACATCCACAAATCATCCACCATGAACCCCCCAAAGGAGGGTTCGGGATGCCGCCTCCACCCAATATAAGGGCTCCTTTTCCTCATGGGCACGGCCCTCTACCTCCTCCTCAaggacctcctcctccctttatTAGACCGGGAGTCCCTCGTGGCCTTGAAGGGCCAGAGGAAATGGAAGGCAGACCGTTCAGGGGGGACCGGCCAGGGTTCAGGGAGCGTGAgctggagagagacagagactggGATCGAGACAGGGAtagagacagggacagggacagagagcGGGACAGGGGTTTTGGAGGTGGAAGACGTTCATTTGGCGATGGCgggagaggagggggcggcGATAAAATGGATGGCAGGGAAAGGCTGGGAGGCTGGCAGGAAGACGGAGGGGACCACCGTGGAGGAGGATGGGAAAGAGACCGGGATCGGGACAGAGATCGAGAtcgggacagagacagagatagACGGGACTGGAGGGAGAGGCGAAGCAGCCTGGACACCGACAGGGAACGAGGGAGGGGCGACGACGGCGAGAGGGAACGGGGGAGGGGCGAGGGCGGAGAAAGAGGGCGAGGGGAAGGAGCAACTCGTGACAGGAGCAGAGGAGCCGACGGGAAAGGAGAGAGGCCACGGAGGCCGGAGCGTCGGGAGAGGGCCTCGCGGTGGGATAAGGATGACCGACTGGCTGAAATCGAGAGCATGGAAAAATTTCGGACCTCTAACAGCACAGAGCAACCTCGTGTGATTCCCGTGGCGTCCGCAGACAGTAAAGTAGCAGACGTGCAGGCTCCTGAAAAGAAGCCCGAATCAGAACTGCCAGCTGCGCCTCCACAGGAAACTCCGGCTACAGGAGATCCGGCGCCCCCCGGGCCCTCGCCGGCACCTCAGAGTGAGCCCACAGAAGAAAAGCAAGAAGCAGCATCTTAG
- the sod1 gene encoding superoxide dismutase [Cu-Zn] isoform X1 — MVLKAVCVLKGAGETTGTVYFEQENDASPVKLKGEIKGLEPGEHGFHVHAFGDNTNGCISAGPHFNPHNKSHAGPTDVDRHVGDLGNVTAGSDNIAKIDITDKMLTLTGPLSIIGRTMVIHEKADDLGKGGNDESLKTGNAGGRLACGVIGITQ; from the exons ATGGTGCTGAAAGCAGTCTGCGTGCTGAAAGGAGCCGGGGAGACCACCGGCACGGTTTACTTCGAGCAGGAG AATGATGCGTCCCCTGTCAAGCTGAAGGGCGAAATCAAAGGCCTTGAACCAGGCGAGCACGGTTTCCACGTGCACGCTTTTGGAGATAATACAAATG GGTGCATCAGTGCTGGACCCCACTTCAATCCCCACAACAAGAGTCATGCTGGTCCTACTGATGTCGATAG ACATGTGGGGGACCTGGGGAATGTGACTGCAGGAAGCGATAATATCGCCAAGATAGACATCACAGACAAGATGCTCACCCTTACAGGCCCCCTCTCCATCATTGGCCGAACCATGGTG ATTCATGAGAAGGCTGACGACTTaggaaaaggaggaaatgaCGAGAGCCTGAAGACGGGCAATGCTGGTGGACGTCTGGCATGTGGAGTCATCGGAATCACTCAGTAA
- the sod1 gene encoding superoxide dismutase [Cu-Zn] isoform X2, whose product MVLKAVCVLKGAGETTGTVYFEQENDASPVKLKGEIKGLEPGEHGFHVHAFGDNTNGCISAGPHFNPHNKSHAGPTDVNRHVGDLGNVTAGSDNIAKIDITDKMLTLTGPLSIIGRTMVIHEKADDLGKGGNDESLKTGNAGGRLACGVIGITQ is encoded by the exons ATGGTGCTGAAAGCAGTCTGCGTGCTGAAAGGAGCCGGGGAGACCACCGGCACGGTTTACTTCGAGCAGGAG AATGATGCGTCCCCTGTCAAGCTGAAGGGCGAAATCAAAGGCCTTGAACCAGGCGAGCACGGTTTCCACGTGCACGCTTTTGGAGATAATACAAATG GGTGCATCAGTGCTGGACCCCACTTCAATCCCCACAACAAGAGTCATGCTGGTCCTACTGA tgtaaACAGACATGTGGGGGACCTGGGGAATGTGACTGCAGGAAGCGATAATATCGCCAAGATAGACATCACAGACAAGATGCTCACCCTTACAGGCCCCCTCTCCATCATTGGCCGAACCATGGTG ATTCATGAGAAGGCTGACGACTTaggaaaaggaggaaatgaCGAGAGCCTGAAGACGGGCAATGCTGGTGGACGTCTGGCATGTGGAGTCATCGGAATCACTCAGTAA